A region of Leifsonia xyli DNA encodes the following proteins:
- a CDS encoding hydrolase: MQLDVPTALGPGRLTVAAAADPAAVLWLGHGAGGGIDAIDLVALAARLPDRGITVVRYEQPWRVAGKPVAARPASLDAAWLETAPAVRELAGDLPLIVGGRSAGARVACRTAAAVDAAGVVCLAFPLHPPGSPEKSRLEEVLEPTVPVLVLQGGRDTFGTAADVVAAIGPRDGIRVVEVPGADHGMKVLAGSPLGAAGVRDLLVDTVAGFVLGLSTRP; this comes from the coding sequence ATGCAGCTGGACGTCCCCACCGCCCTCGGACCCGGCAGGCTGACCGTGGCCGCCGCCGCCGATCCGGCCGCCGTGCTGTGGCTGGGCCACGGCGCCGGCGGCGGCATCGACGCGATCGATCTCGTCGCGCTGGCCGCGCGCCTCCCCGACCGCGGGATCACCGTCGTGCGCTACGAACAGCCGTGGCGCGTCGCGGGCAAGCCGGTGGCGGCCCGGCCCGCGTCGCTGGATGCGGCGTGGCTGGAGACGGCGCCGGCTGTCCGCGAGCTCGCCGGCGACCTGCCGCTGATCGTCGGCGGTCGCAGCGCCGGAGCCCGCGTCGCCTGCCGCACCGCCGCCGCGGTGGACGCGGCCGGGGTCGTCTGCCTGGCCTTCCCGCTGCATCCGCCCGGGAGCCCGGAGAAATCGCGGCTCGAGGAGGTGCTGGAGCCGACCGTCCCCGTGCTCGTCCTGCAGGGCGGCCGCGACACGTTCGGGACGGCGGCGGACGTGGTCGCCGCGATCGGCCCGCGCGACGGCATCCGGGTCGTCGAGGTGCCCGGCGCCGATCACGGCATGAAGGTGCTCGCGGGCTCCCCGCTTGGCGCCGCCGGCGTCCGCGACCTTCTCGTGGACACGGTT